A genome region from Physeter macrocephalus isolate SW-GA chromosome 4, ASM283717v5, whole genome shotgun sequence includes the following:
- the LOC102975124 gene encoding LOW QUALITY PROTEIN: transmembrane epididymal protein 1 (The sequence of the model RefSeq protein was modified relative to this genomic sequence to represent the inferred CDS: inserted 1 base in 1 codon): MGGFEGHLYPGLSLLFYGLYHARLVSRALICNYPXQYLPRRPWSKGRWARLQQIYYVGLAKILSPFILVAQELHNIQGQFALISKIYHQRNFLHHKQWQHLTLYTTFFLSGCVDVVSQNLLPQRSPALEQGAQGLGMFLILPLMVSHLQDSEGVELQCHVLLIQALFLLLLVVIAELWAPNVRRLWVMKAFLYMITGSWLIQIGFILYKPISGHKWMDGDKNDILFVTVFFCWHVASVAILIIWIYGISFLWYCYI; this comes from the exons ATGGGCGGCTTTGAGGGTCATCTGTACCCAGGACTGTCTCTCCTCTTCTATGGACTTTATCACGCACGACTCGTCTCCAGGGCCTTGATATGCAACTACC TCCAGTATCTGCCACGCCGTCCCTGGAGCAAAGGAAGATGGGCGAGGCTGCAGCAAATATACTATGTGGGACTGGCGAAGATATTGAGCCCCTTCATTTTAGTAGCCCAAGAACTGCATAACATTCAAGGGCAGTTTGCACTGATCAGCAAGATATATCACCAGAGAAACTTTTTGCACCACAAACAGTGGCAGCACCTCACTCTCTACACGACCTTCTTCCTGAGTGGGTGTGTAGATGTGGTGAGCCAGAACCTGCTGCCCCAGCGGTCTCCTGCCCTGGAACAAGGCGCCCAAGGCCTGGGCATGTTTCTGATTCTGCCCCTGATGGTGTCTCACTTGCAGGACTCAGAAGGGGTGGAGCTGCAGTGTCACGTCCTGCTCATCCAGGCCttgttcctgctgctgctggtggtgatCGCTGAGCTGTGGGCTCCCAACGTGCGGCGGCTCTGGGTGATGAAGGCCTTTTTATATATGATTACAGGCTCCTGGCTGATCCAGATAGGCTTTATACTGTACAAACCAATCTCTGGCCataaatggatggatggtgacaaaaatgatattttatttgtcACCGTCTTCTTCTGCTGGCATGTGGCTTCCGTTGCCATTTTGATCATCTGGATCTACGGCATCTCCTTTTTGTGGTATTGTTACATTTGA